In Pseudomonas sp. GCEP-101, one DNA window encodes the following:
- a CDS encoding chemotaxis protein CheA, which produces MATGMEHFLQVFFEETDEHLATLELLLIGLDLDQPDAETLNGIFRAAHSIKGSSGMFGFDDLTAVTHELETLLDRIRCGQTALHADMIGVFLEARDVLQRLLDAHRSQVPDPDAPVAATVERLRAWLAAPVAAASDAGFGLFDEAPAARDGNAADDSASDDDAFGFFDDAPGTPDASASISANHDDDFGFFDDAPGAPAGAAPVAVAPAPAAAPGPAKPAATPRADSESSSIRVSVEKIDSLINLVGELVITQAMLSQLSEDLDPTHFERLQQALAQLEHNTRDLQESVMSIRMLPISFIFSRFPRLVHDTSARLGKQVELILQGEHTELDKSVIEKLSDPLTHIVRNSIDHGIETPAERLAAGKPAQGSVKLAASHQGGSVVVEISDDGRGLSRERILAKAREKGLAVHDGMSDAEVWQLIFMPGFSTAEAVTELSGRGVGMDVVRRNIQAMGGRIDIDSAPGMGTRMSIRLPLTLAILDGLIVAVEQVNYVVPLTYIVESLQARADDVRGLAGEESTVIRVRGEYLPLFSLNQLLHIGAAPQPPEQGIVVILESEGRSFALQVDELVGQQQVVIKSLEQNFRRIDGIAGATIMGDGSVALILDVDALPRLAAQGEPTHERS; this is translated from the coding sequence ATGGCCACTGGAATGGAACATTTCCTCCAGGTGTTCTTCGAGGAAACCGACGAGCACCTGGCGACCCTCGAACTCCTGCTGATCGGGCTCGACCTCGATCAGCCGGACGCCGAGACGCTCAACGGGATTTTCCGCGCGGCCCACTCGATCAAGGGCTCCAGCGGCATGTTCGGCTTCGACGACCTGACCGCCGTGACCCACGAGCTGGAAACCCTGCTCGACCGCATCCGCTGCGGGCAGACGGCCTTGCACGCGGACATGATCGGCGTGTTCCTCGAAGCCCGCGACGTCCTGCAGCGCCTGCTCGACGCGCACCGCAGCCAGGTGCCCGACCCGGACGCACCGGTGGCCGCCACCGTCGAACGCCTGCGCGCCTGGCTGGCAGCGCCTGTCGCAGCGGCCAGCGATGCCGGCTTCGGCCTGTTCGATGAGGCCCCGGCGGCCCGTGACGGCAACGCCGCTGACGACAGCGCCAGCGATGACGACGCCTTCGGCTTCTTCGACGATGCCCCCGGCACGCCGGACGCCAGCGCCAGCATTAGCGCCAACCACGACGACGATTTCGGCTTCTTCGACGACGCTCCCGGCGCGCCCGCCGGCGCGGCCCCGGTAGCCGTCGCGCCAGCGCCCGCGGCGGCGCCAGGCCCGGCGAAACCGGCCGCCACGCCGCGCGCCGACAGCGAGTCCAGCTCCATCCGCGTCAGCGTCGAGAAGATCGACAGCCTGATCAACCTGGTGGGCGAGCTGGTGATCACCCAGGCCATGCTCAGCCAGCTCAGCGAAGACCTGGACCCTACCCACTTCGAACGCCTGCAGCAGGCCCTGGCGCAACTGGAACACAACACCCGCGACCTGCAGGAATCGGTGATGTCGATCCGCATGTTGCCGATCAGCTTCATCTTCAGCCGCTTCCCGCGCCTGGTGCACGACACCTCCGCGCGACTGGGCAAGCAGGTCGAGCTGATCCTCCAGGGCGAGCACACCGAACTGGACAAGAGCGTTATCGAGAAGCTCAGCGACCCGCTCACCCACATCGTCCGCAACAGCATCGACCACGGCATCGAAACGCCCGCCGAACGCCTGGCCGCCGGCAAGCCGGCCCAGGGCTCGGTCAAGCTCGCCGCCAGCCACCAGGGCGGCAGCGTGGTGGTGGAAATCTCCGATGACGGCCGCGGCCTGTCCCGCGAGCGCATCCTCGCCAAGGCCCGCGAGAAGGGCCTGGCCGTGCACGACGGGATGAGCGATGCCGAGGTCTGGCAACTGATCTTCATGCCCGGCTTCTCCACCGCCGAGGCGGTCACCGAACTGTCCGGCCGTGGCGTGGGCATGGACGTGGTGCGGCGCAACATCCAGGCCATGGGCGGGCGCATCGACATCGATTCGGCGCCGGGCATGGGCACCCGCATGAGCATCCGCCTGCCGCTGACCCTGGCCATCCTCGACGGCCTGATCGTCGCCGTGGAACAGGTCAACTACGTGGTGCCGCTGACCTACATCGTCGAGTCGCTGCAGGCCCGCGCCGACGACGTGCGCGGCCTCGCCGGCGAGGAGTCGACGGTGATCCGCGTGCGCGGCGAGTACCTGCCGCTGTTCTCCCTGAACCAGCTGCTGCACATCGGCGCCGCGCCGCAGCCGCCGGAGCAGGGGATCGTGGTGATCCTCGAATCCGAGGGCAGGAGTTTCGCCCTGCAGGTGGACGAACTGGTCGGCCAGCAGCAGGTGGTGATCAAGAGCCTGGAACAGAACTTCCGCCGGATCGACGGGATCGCCGGCGCCACCATCATGGGCGATGGCAGCGTCGCCCTGATCCTCGATGTCGATGCCCTGCCACGCCTGGCAGCACAAGGAGAACCCACCCATGAGCGCAGCTGA
- a CDS encoding response regulator, with product MGKQILIVDDSASIRQMLSFTLKSAGYEVDEAVDGKDGLGKAQRKTYNLVFTDQNMPNMDGLTLIRSLRDMAGYRGTPILMLTTESSDAMKQQGKSAGATGWLVKPFDPPKLLEVTRKVLP from the coding sequence ATGGGAAAGCAGATTCTGATCGTCGATGACTCGGCCTCCATCCGGCAGATGCTGAGCTTCACGCTCAAGTCCGCCGGCTACGAGGTGGACGAGGCCGTGGACGGCAAGGACGGCCTGGGCAAGGCCCAGCGCAAGACCTACAACCTGGTCTTCACCGACCAGAACATGCCGAACATGGACGGCCTGACCCTGATCCGCAGCCTGCGCGACATGGCCGGTTATCGCGGTACGCCGATACTCATGCTGACCACCGAATCCAGCGACGCCATGAAGCAGCAGGGCAAGAGCGCCGGCGCCACCGGTTGGCTGGTCAAGCCGTTCGACCCGCCCAAGCTGCTGGAAGTGACCCGCAAGGTCCTGCCGTAG
- a CDS encoding methyl-accepting chemotaxis protein, with product MRDSQLTPQAEHDAGQGWPRRLVIQSLPWAVVAALCALGVPFWWMLPVGWLSSLVLSSLLCSASQAGSDPQAASLNTDELPHWRPVQDAVESHLASVNGHTHQIDNLLHQAIRQLTDSFHALAERIDTQRGLSHSLIERYDGRGHLDGDIDFQRFIHATQETLGLFVEATLETSRTSQQLVERMDRVTHKIAEILQSTQDMDAIAKQTNLLALNAAIEAARAGESGRGFAVVADEVRALSTRSTHFSQAIREHVDVVYREIKDAEGAISQLADKDMTFALDSRQKIQHMLDDLDAMNQHTVKVVQELDRISLEVGDGVNAAVTALQFQDMSSQLLGQIGKHSARLGALAVGLGALDGRPPGEWGERLRGEVAELGRPLSNPVAQTSLSAGEVELF from the coding sequence ATGCGCGATTCACAGTTGACCCCCCAGGCGGAACATGACGCCGGCCAGGGCTGGCCGCGGCGCCTCGTCATCCAGAGCCTGCCCTGGGCGGTGGTGGCCGCACTCTGCGCCCTCGGCGTGCCGTTCTGGTGGATGCTGCCGGTGGGCTGGCTGTCCAGCCTGGTGCTGAGCAGCCTGCTGTGCAGCGCCAGCCAGGCCGGCAGCGACCCGCAGGCCGCCAGCCTGAATACGGACGAGCTGCCCCATTGGCGCCCCGTGCAGGACGCCGTGGAAAGCCACCTGGCCTCGGTCAACGGGCATACCCACCAGATCGACAACCTCCTGCACCAGGCCATCCGCCAGCTCACCGACAGCTTCCACGCCCTCGCCGAACGCATCGACACCCAGCGCGGCCTGTCCCATTCGCTGATCGAGCGCTACGACGGCCGTGGCCACCTGGACGGCGACATCGACTTCCAGCGCTTCATCCACGCCACCCAGGAAACCCTCGGGCTGTTCGTCGAAGCCACCCTGGAAACCAGCCGCACCTCGCAGCAACTGGTGGAGCGCATGGACCGCGTGACGCACAAGATCGCCGAGATCCTGCAGTCCACCCAGGACATGGACGCCATCGCCAAGCAGACCAACCTGCTGGCGCTCAACGCCGCCATCGAGGCCGCCCGCGCCGGCGAAAGCGGCCGCGGCTTCGCCGTGGTGGCCGACGAGGTCCGCGCGCTGTCGACCCGTTCCACGCATTTCTCCCAGGCGATCCGCGAGCACGTCGACGTGGTCTATCGCGAAATCAAGGACGCCGAAGGCGCCATCAGCCAGCTGGCCGACAAGGACATGACCTTCGCCCTGGATTCGCGGCAGAAGATCCAGCACATGCTCGACGACCTCGACGCCATGAACCAGCACACCGTGAAGGTGGTGCAGGAGCTGGACCGCATCTCCCTGGAAGTGGGCGACGGCGTCAACGCCGCGGTCACCGCCCTGCAGTTCCAGGACATGAGCAGCCAGCTGCTCGGCCAGATCGGCAAGCACAGCGCGCGCCTGGGCGCCCTCGCCGTCGGCCTCGGCGCGCTGGATGGCCGCCCACCCGGCGAGTGGGGCGAGCGCCTGCGCGGCGAAGTCGCCGAACTCGGCCGCCCCCTGAGCAACCCGGTCGCCCAGACCAGCCTCAGCGCTGGCGAGGTGGAACTGTTCTGA
- a CDS encoding 8-oxoguanine deaminase, with protein MSSPRLWLRNPLAIFTANDLDARGGIVVQDGRIVELVALGQQPSTPCQHTFDASRHVLTPGLINTHHHFYQTLTRAWAPVVNQPLFPWLKTLYPVWARLTPDQLAVATKVALAELLLSGCTTAADHHYLFPDGLEQAIDVQAGVVQELGMRAMLTRGSMSLGEADGGLPPQQTVQSAEAILDDSQRLIREYHQRGEGAQVQIALAPCSPFSVTPEIMRASAELAEREDVRLHTHLAETLDEEDFCLQRFGQRTVDYLDSVGWLGPRTWLAHGIHFNDEEIRRLGAAGTGVCHCPSSNMRLASGICPTVALEAAGAPVGIGVDGSASNDASNMILEARQALYIQRLRYGAEQITPERALGWATRGSAKLIGRSDIGELAVGKQADLALFTLDELRFSGSHDPLSALLLCGADKADRIMIGGTWRVIDGEVEGLDLQRLIADHTQAARKLLGTL; from the coding sequence ATGTCTTCCCCGCGTCTCTGGCTGCGCAACCCGCTGGCCATCTTCACCGCCAACGACCTCGACGCCCGTGGCGGCATCGTCGTCCAGGACGGCCGCATCGTCGAACTCGTCGCCCTCGGCCAGCAGCCCTCCACCCCCTGCCAACACACCTTCGACGCCAGCCGGCACGTGCTGACGCCCGGCCTGATCAACACCCACCACCACTTCTACCAGACCCTCACCCGCGCCTGGGCGCCGGTGGTGAACCAGCCGCTGTTCCCCTGGCTGAAGACGCTCTACCCGGTGTGGGCGCGCCTGACCCCCGACCAGCTGGCGGTCGCCACCAAGGTCGCCCTGGCCGAACTGCTGCTGTCGGGCTGCACCACCGCCGCCGACCACCACTACCTGTTCCCGGACGGCCTGGAGCAGGCCATCGACGTGCAGGCCGGCGTGGTCCAGGAACTGGGCATGCGCGCCATGCTCACCCGCGGCTCCATGAGCCTGGGCGAAGCCGACGGCGGCCTGCCGCCGCAGCAGACCGTGCAGAGCGCCGAGGCCATCCTCGACGACAGCCAGCGGCTGATCCGCGAGTACCACCAGCGCGGCGAAGGCGCCCAGGTGCAGATCGCCCTGGCGCCCTGCTCGCCGTTCTCGGTCACCCCGGAAATCATGCGCGCCAGCGCCGAGCTGGCCGAGCGCGAGGACGTGCGCCTGCACACCCACCTGGCCGAAACCCTCGACGAGGAGGACTTCTGCCTGCAGCGCTTCGGCCAGCGCACCGTGGACTACCTGGACAGCGTCGGCTGGCTCGGCCCGCGCACCTGGCTGGCCCACGGCATCCACTTCAACGACGAGGAAATCCGCCGCCTGGGCGCAGCCGGCACCGGCGTCTGCCATTGCCCCAGCTCGAACATGCGCCTGGCCTCGGGCATCTGCCCCACCGTGGCGCTGGAAGCCGCCGGCGCGCCGGTAGGCATCGGCGTGGACGGCTCGGCCTCCAACGACGCGTCGAACATGATCCTCGAAGCCCGCCAGGCCCTGTACATCCAGCGCCTGCGCTACGGCGCCGAGCAGATCACCCCCGAGCGCGCGCTGGGCTGGGCGACCCGGGGCTCGGCCAAGCTGATCGGCCGCAGCGACATCGGCGAACTGGCCGTGGGCAAGCAGGCGGACCTCGCGCTGTTCACGCTCGACGAGCTGCGCTTCTCCGGCAGCCACGACCCGCTGTCGGCCCTGTTGCTGTGCGGCGCCGACAAGGCCGACCGGATCATGATCGGCGGCACCTGGCGGGTCATCGACGGTGAAGTCGAAGGCCTCGACCTGCAGCGCCTGATCGCCGACCACACCCAGGCGGCGCGCAAGCTGCTCGGCACCCTCTGA
- a CDS encoding SDR family oxidoreductase: protein MSTAKSALIIGASRGLGLGLVRELLGRGWDVTATVRDAAHPGELAALPVRVESLLLDDAPSQDRLAENLAGARFDLVFINAGIYGPPHQSAIDASLAEVGQLFMVNAVAPLRLAERLLPRLDAERGVLAFMTSELGSVAGNQSGGMALYRASKAALNSLTRSFVAGLEETGITVLNLHPGWVRTDMGGESAPLDVPTSVKGLADQVEGHAGRGGQFYLDYQGTTIDW, encoded by the coding sequence ATGAGTACTGCCAAATCCGCCCTGATCATCGGCGCCTCGCGCGGCCTCGGCCTGGGCCTGGTGCGCGAACTGCTGGGCCGCGGCTGGGACGTCACCGCCACCGTGCGCGACGCCGCCCACCCCGGCGAACTGGCCGCGCTGCCGGTGCGCGTGGAATCCCTGCTGCTCGACGATGCGCCGTCCCAGGACCGCCTCGCCGAAAACCTGGCCGGCGCCCGCTTCGACCTCGTCTTCATCAACGCCGGCATCTACGGCCCGCCGCATCAGTCGGCCATCGACGCCAGCCTGGCCGAGGTGGGCCAACTGTTCATGGTCAACGCCGTCGCCCCGCTGCGCCTGGCCGAGCGCCTGCTGCCGCGGCTGGACGCCGAGCGTGGCGTCCTGGCCTTCATGACCTCGGAACTGGGCAGCGTCGCCGGCAATCAATCCGGCGGCATGGCGCTGTACCGCGCGAGCAAGGCGGCGCTCAACTCGCTGACCCGCAGCTTTGTCGCCGGGCTGGAGGAAACCGGCATCACCGTGCTCAACCTGCACCCGGGCTGGGTGCGCACCGACATGGGCGGCGAGTCCGCGCCGCTGGACGTGCCGACCAGCGTGAAGGGCCTCGCCGACCAGGTCGAAGGCCACGCCGGCCGGGGCGGCCAGTTCTACCTGGATTACCAGGGAACGACGATCGACTGGTGA